GGCGCACCTGTCCGCCGATCCGCAGGCCGCCGACGACCTGGCACAGGACACGTTCCTGCGGGCGCTCGGCAGCCTGCACCGGTTCGAGGGCCGTTCCTCGGCGCGGGCCTGGCTGCTGTCCATCGCGCGCCGCGCGGTGATCGACAGCCACCGGTACGCGGCCGCCCGGCCCCGGCTGTGCGACACCGACGACTGGACGCTGGTGGCGGAACGCGCCCAGCCGACCGGGCTGCCCGGTTTCGACGACGGCATCGCGCTGCTCGACCTACTGGACGCGCTGCCCGACGAGCGCCGCGAGGCGTTCGTCCTGACCCAGATGGTGGGCCTGCCCTACGCGGAGGCCGCCGAGATGAGCGACTGCCCCGTCGGGACGGTCCGCTCGCGCGTGGCCCGCGCCCGGGCGACCCTCGTCGAGCAGCTGGCGGCGGCCGAGACCACGGTCACGGACGACGTCCCCGCCCTCACCGAAGGGCCCGTCGCGGCGCCGGCAGGGGCGGCGCCCGTCGTCGCCCTCGCCGAACCGGCCGTCGTCGCGGCCTGACCCGGAACCCGGTGTCGGTTCCCACTGCCGGGAACCGACACCGGGTTCGCCCCGACTACTGGATCGGGCGGCGGAGATCCGCCCCGTGCGACCAGTGGATCAGGGGAGTTTTCGATGCGTTCTCGTGTGGGGCGGGCCATGACGGCCGCGGTGCTCGGCGGCCTGCTGGCGACCGGCTGCGGAAGCGGGAGCGACGAGAAGGCGAGCGCCGCCGCCGGCAAGGGCGACTCCGCGGACCCGGTCACCGTCACCGACTGCGCGGGCGCCGAGACCACCTTCACCGCGACCCCGAAGCGCATCGTCACCAGCAACGCCTCCAGCCTCGAACTGCTGCTCCGGCTCGGCGCCGGGGACAAGGTGGTCGGCACCGGCTTCCCGCCGGGCAGGGGCACCCTGCCGGACGAACTCGACGCGCAGGCCCGGCAGGTGAAGGTCCTCAGCGAGACCGTGATCCCGAAGGAGAAGCTGCTCGGCTCCGGCGCCGACCTGTACATCGACACCTTCGCGTCGATGAACATGGGCGGCGGCATGGGGGACGCGCCGACCGAGGCCGAGTTCAAGGCCGCCGGCATCCAGCACATCTTCCTCAAGTCCACGGCGTGCGCGGCTCAGAGCAAGAGCCCGGTCACCGACCTGTCCGCCGTCGAGGACGACATCACCTCACTCGGCGCCGTCACCGGCACCAGCGCCCGGGCCGCGGAACTCGTCGCCGGCATGAAGCAGAAGGTGGACGCCGTCCACAAGGCGGTCGGCGGCACGCCCGAGCGGAAGCGGCCCACGTACTTCTTCTTCGACTACGACGCCGGCACCAAGCAGCCCATGGCCGTCTGCAACCGCCAGGTCGCCAACGCCGTCATCACGCTGGCCGGGGCACGCAACGTCTTCGCCGACTGCGACGGTGACTACAAGCAGGTCGGCTGGGAGGACGTGATCGCGAAGAACCCGGACTGGATCCAGCTCGCGGTGCGCGATCGGGGCAGCGAGGCCGCCAACGACAAGGCCTACGACGAGGCCCGCAGGTGGCTGGAGACGAACTCCGCGACCAAGGGCCTGAAGGCCGTCGAGAAGGGCCGGTTCCTGCGCATCGGCTCCGAGCGCACCACCATCGGCGGGGTCGCCAACGCCGAGACCGTCGAGCAGATCGCGAAGACCCTGTACCCCGGCAAGGTCGGCTGACCGTGCTCGACACCCTGGTGCGCAGGAAGAGCGCGGCGGATCCGCACGAGCGCCAACGGACGCGCGTGCCCGCCGCGCCGCTGGCAGTCACCCTGACCCTGGCGCTGCTCGCCGCCCTCACCGCCGCCGTGTCCTGGGGCTCGACGAACATCCCGGCCGGCGAGGTGTGGGGCGTCGTACTGCGGCGCCTGTCCGGCCAGGCGCCGCGCCCCGGCACCGACGACCTGATCGTGTGGCAACTCCGGGTGCCCCGCGCCCTGTTGGCGGCACTGGTCGGCGCGGGCCTCGGTCTCGTCGGCACGGCGATGCAGGCCCTCGTGCGCAACCCGCTGGCCGACCCGTACTTCCTGGGCATCTCCAACGGGGCCTCCCTCGGAGCGGTCGCCGCGATCGTGCTCGGCCTCGGCGCGGGCGGCACGCTCGGGCTCGGACTGTCGGGCGCGGCGTTCGCGGGTGCCCTCGCCACCTTCGCGCTGGTGTGGGCGGTGGCCCGGCGCCGGGGCGGATTCGCTCCGCTGCGGCTGGTGCTGGCGGGCGTGGCGATCGGGCAGTTCCTGTCGGGGTTCACCAGCTATCTGGTGCTCCAGGCGGGCGACGAGCAGCAGACCCACAGCGTCCTGTTCTGGCTCATGGGCAGTCTGAGCGGCGCGAGCTGGCCGCTGCTCGCCGCCCCCGCCGTCGCCGTACCCGTCACCCTGGTGTGGCTCCAGGCCCGTGCCCGGGGCCTGAACGCGCTGATCATGGGCGACGAGACCGCGGCCGGCCTAGGCGTCGACGCCACCCGGCTGCGCCGGGAACTGTTCACCCTCACCAGCCTGTTGACCGGCGTGCTCGTCGCCGTCTCCGGCGCCATCGCCTTCGTCGCGCTCATGGTGCCGCACGCCTGCCGCCTGATCGTCGGCGGTGACCACCGCCGCCTGCTGCCGGTCTCGGCACTGTTCGGCGCGCTGCTGCTGGTCGTCGTCGACATCGTGTGCCGCGTCGCCATGGACACCCAGGAGCTGCCCGTCGGCGTGGTCACGTCCCTCATCGGGGCACCGGCGCTGCTGTATCTGCTGGACCGGCGCCTGGGGAGCGGCAGTTGAGGATCTCGGGGAGCACGACTTGAGGATCGACATCGAGGACCTGCACGTCGCCTACGACGGCCGTACGGTCGTGGCGGGTGCCCAACTGGTCGCCGCCGAGGGCGAGATCACCGGCCTCGTCGGGCCGAACGGCAGCGGCAAGTCCACACTCCTGCGCACCGTGTACCGGCATCTGAAGCCGGCCGCCGGCCGGGTCCTGCTGTCCGGCGCCGACCTGCGCCGGCTGAGCCCGGCCGAGGCGGCCCGCCATGTCGCGGCACTCCCGCAGGAGCGGGGCGGCGACTTCGAGCTGACCGTGCGCGAGGTCGTCGCCATGGGCCGTACGCCCTACAAGCGGGCCTTCGCCGGGGAGGACACCACCGACCGGGACGTCGTCGCCCGCGCCCTCGCGGACGTCGGCATGGAGCGGCACACCGGGCGCCGCTTCACGGAACTGTCCGGCGGGGAGCGCCAACGCGTCCTGCTGGCCCGCGCCTTCGCCCAGCAGCCGGACGTCCTGGTCCTGGACGAGCCCACCAACCACCTCGACATCCGGCACCAGGTCGAACTCCTCGCCCTGCTGCGGGCGGGACGCCGGACGACCCTGGTGTCGCTGCACGACCTCAACGCCGCGGCCTCCGTCTGCGACCGGCTGCACGTCCTGCACGACGGCCGGGTGGTCGCCTCCGGCCCGCCCCGCGAGGTGCTGCGGCCGGCCTTGCTGGCCGAGGTGTTCGGCGTACGGGCGACCGTCGTCGACCATCCGCTGACCGGCGACCCGCTCATCGCCTTCGATCACCGGGCCCCCGCGGCAGACATCGGCGCGCCCTGACACCGCAGTACGAGACCGGACTCCGCATTCTTCATATTTCCGGCCAAATCCGGGAACTGGGCCCTCTGTGCCCCCGACCTCTGGAAGTGAGGCCGCCGAACGGCGGGCGGCCAGGAGAGGGAGGGGGCGCGAGGTGAGGGACCGCTGGGTTCTCGTGGCCGTCGCGGGCGCGCTGTCGTTCGTGGCCATGCTCGACATGAACATCGTCAACGTGGCGCTGGCCGACATCTCCACGGGACTGCGTGTCTCGGACGCGACGGCGCAATGGGCGGTGCTCGGCTACCAACTCCCGGTCGTCGCCCTGCTGTTGCCGGTCGGCCGCTGGCTGGACGGCGCCGGCACACGGCCCGCGCTGCTGACGGCGACTGCCGGCTTCGCGACCTGCGGCGCGCTGGCCGCCCTGGCTCCGTGGGCGGTCTGGCTGACGGCGGCCCGCATCGGGCAGGGCGTGTGCGCGGCGGTGCTGTTCGTGCTGATGCCGGTGCTGGTGATCAGGGCCGTGCGCCCCGAGGTCCGCGGTCGGGCGATGAGCGTGCCCGCGACGCTCGGCCCGCTCGGCGCCATGACGGGACCGGCGGTCGGCGGGCTGCTCGTGGACCACCTCGGCTGGCGCTGGGTCTTCCTGGTCAAGCTCCCGGTCTGCCTGCTCGCCCTTGTGCTGGCCTGGCGGGCGATGCCCGACGACGGCCCGTTGCGCGCCCCGGACCGGCGGTTCTTCGCCGACACGCTGCTCGTCGGCGGTGGGTTGGCCGCGTTGCTGCTCGCCCTCACTGCCGGAACCGGCAGTCCGCCGTGGGCTCTGCTCGCGCTCGCCTCGCTGATGCCGCTGTGGTGGTGGCTGCGCGGGCCCGGTGGCCGTCCGGTGACCGGAGTCCTGCGCGCGGCGGGGTTGTTCCGGGCGCACGGCGCGGTCCTCGCACTGGCGGCCGCGTTCGCCGCCATGCACTACGTCGTCGCCCTGCACCTCCAGCAGGACAAGGGCGTCAGCGCCACCACGACCGGCCTGACCGTGCTCGCCTTCCCGCTCGGCATGGGGCTGGCCGGACCGCTCGGCGGCCGGCTCGCGGACCGGTACGGCCTGCGGCCCCTCGCGGTCACCGGTGCCGCCCTCACCGCTGCCGGCCTCCTGCTGCTGATCCCCCTCGGCGACGACTGGTCCCCGCCGGACGTGGCCTGGCGGCTCGCGCTGGCCGGCTTCGGCATGGGGCTGAACGGCGGCCCGACACAGGCCCTGGTCATGGCCGCGGCCCCGCCGCGGCGCATCGCCACCGTCGGCTCCACGGTCCAGGTCGCCCGCAGCCTCGGCTTCACCCTCGGCCCCGCCCTCGCCACCACGGCGTGGGCCCTGGCCGGGACCGGCGACGGCGCGCGGGCCGGGCTGATCCTCGCCGCCGTGGCCGCCTGCCTCGCCGTACCCCTGCTCGCGCCGCCCGGCCGGCCCGGCGCCTCCGTGCCCGAGCAGGCCACCGACACCGTCCCGAACTGATCCAGGAGTTCCGATGTGCGGAATCACCGGCTGGGCGTCGTTCCACCACGACGCCGGCACCCAGGCCCCGGTCATCGAGGCCATGACCGCCGAGCTGTCCCCGCGCGGCCCCGACGCCGGCGGCGTGTGGCTGGGGGAGCGGGCCGCGATCGGCCACCGCCGGCTGGCCGTCATCGACCTCGAAGGCGGCGCACAGCCTATGACCGACCGGCCGCACGCTCCCACGGCCGTCCTGGGCTACAGCGGAGAGGTCTACAACCATCACGAGCTGCGCGCCGAACTCCGCGGCCGCGGACACCGGTTCCGCACCCGCAGCGACACCGAGGTCGTGCTGCGGGCCTACGAGGAATGGGGCGACGGGCTCGCCGACCACCTGGACGGCATGTTCGCGTTCGCCGTCTGGGACGAGCACGCCCAGCGGCTGCTCCTCGTCCGTGACCGGCTCGGCGTCAAACCGCTGTTCTGGGCGGCCGTCGACGGCGGTCTGGCCTTCGCCTCCGAGCCCAAGGCCCTCTTCCGGCACCCCGAGTTGCGGCCCCGGGTGGACGCGGACGGGCTCCGGGAAGCGTACAGCCTGCTGTTCAACACCGGGCCGACCGTATGGTCCGGCGTACGGGAGGTGGAGCCGGGCGGCCTGCTCGTCCTCGACCGCGACGGCATTCGCGAACGCCGCTACTGGCAGCTGGAGGCCGGCACGCACGAGGACGACCGGGACACCACCGTCGAGCGGATCGGCGAGCTGGTCGGCGCGGCCGCCCGCAATCAGCTGGAGGCCGACGTCCCGCTGTGCAGCCTGCTCTCCGGCGGCATCGACTCCACCGTCCTGACCGCCCTCCTCGCCGACGAACTCCGGCTGCGCGAGGGCCCGGACGCCCGGATCCGCTCCTACGCCGTCGACTACAGCGACCAGGCCGAGCACTTCACCGGCGACATCCTGCGCACCGGCCACGACACCCCGTACGCCGTCGAGGCGGGCGCGTTCATCGGCACCGACCACAGCACCGTCGTACTGGATCCGCGCGCCCTGCTCGACCCCGAGCACCGCAGGGCCGTCGTCGTGGCCCGCGACTCACCGATCGGCGTCGGCGACATGGACACCTCGCTGTACCTGCTGTTCGGGGAGATAAGGCGGCACTCCACCGTTGCCCTGTCCGGGGAGGCCGCCGACGAGGTCTTCGGCGGCTACCCCTGGTTCCACAACCCCAGGGCGCTCGCCGCCGACACCTTTCCCTGGCTGCTGGTCACCGGCGACGAGGCCGCCATGCCGCTCAACCCCGAACTCGGCCTGCGCATCGGCGAGTTCCGCGACGACACCTACCGCACCGCGCTGGCCGCCGTGCCCCACCTCGACGGCGAGAGCCCCGTCGAGCACCGGCAGCGCGAGATGCAGCACCTCTCACTGACCCGCTGGCTGCGCCAACTCCTGCACCGCAAGGACCGGTTGAGCATGGCCCGGGGGCTGGAGGTCCGCGTCCCGTACTGCGACCACCGGCTCGTCCAGTACGCCTTCGACGTGCCCTGGGCGCTGAAGAGCTTCGACGGCCGGGAGAAGAGCCTGCTGCGCGCCGCCGGAGCGGGACTCGCCCCCGCCTCCGTGCTGCACCGCCCCAAGAACCACTACCCGGCCACCCACCACCCCGACTACAACCGCGGACTTCAGGACCTGGCCCGTGACGCCCTGTCCGTCGAACAGGTCCGGGCCCTCGCCGACGAGTCCCGCATCAAGCCCTGCCTCGACATCCCGCCGGAACAGCTGGAGTGGGGCCACCGCCTCCGCCTCGAACGCGTCGTCGACCTCGCCCTGTGGCTGGACCACCACCGGCCCGAACTCGCCCTCTGAGGAGCGCCACCACCCATGACCGTCCAGGAACCGCAGCCGCTCACCGACCCGGTGCCGTTGATGGGCTGCCCGTACAAGGCCGACCCCTATCCGCTGTACGAGCGGATGCGGGAAGCCGGTCCCGTCCACCGGGTCCTCTTCCCCAGCGGGGTGCGGGCCTGGCTCGTCACCGGGTATGACGCCGCCCACGCCGCGCTGAACGACGACCGGCTCGGCAAGAACCACGACCGGGGCAACGACGGCTGGCGCGAGCGCGCCTCGATCATGCCCGAGCCGCAGCACTCCCAGCTCCAGGTCCATCTA
The DNA window shown above is from Streptomyces chartreusis and carries:
- a CDS encoding FecCD family ABC transporter permease; translation: MLDTLVRRKSAADPHERQRTRVPAAPLAVTLTLALLAALTAAVSWGSTNIPAGEVWGVVLRRLSGQAPRPGTDDLIVWQLRVPRALLAALVGAGLGLVGTAMQALVRNPLADPYFLGISNGASLGAVAAIVLGLGAGGTLGLGLSGAAFAGALATFALVWAVARRRGGFAPLRLVLAGVAIGQFLSGFTSYLVLQAGDEQQTHSVLFWLMGSLSGASWPLLAAPAVAVPVTLVWLQARARGLNALIMGDETAAGLGVDATRLRRELFTLTSLLTGVLVAVSGAIAFVALMVPHACRLIVGGDHRRLLPVSALFGALLLVVVDIVCRVAMDTQELPVGVVTSLIGAPALLYLLDRRLGSGS
- a CDS encoding ABC transporter substrate-binding protein, with translation MRSRVGRAMTAAVLGGLLATGCGSGSDEKASAAAGKGDSADPVTVTDCAGAETTFTATPKRIVTSNASSLELLLRLGAGDKVVGTGFPPGRGTLPDELDAQARQVKVLSETVIPKEKLLGSGADLYIDTFASMNMGGGMGDAPTEAEFKAAGIQHIFLKSTACAAQSKSPVTDLSAVEDDITSLGAVTGTSARAAELVAGMKQKVDAVHKAVGGTPERKRPTYFFFDYDAGTKQPMAVCNRQVANAVITLAGARNVFADCDGDYKQVGWEDVIAKNPDWIQLAVRDRGSEAANDKAYDEARRWLETNSATKGLKAVEKGRFLRIGSERTTIGGVANAETVEQIAKTLYPGKVG
- the asnB gene encoding asparagine synthase (glutamine-hydrolyzing) yields the protein MCGITGWASFHHDAGTQAPVIEAMTAELSPRGPDAGGVWLGERAAIGHRRLAVIDLEGGAQPMTDRPHAPTAVLGYSGEVYNHHELRAELRGRGHRFRTRSDTEVVLRAYEEWGDGLADHLDGMFAFAVWDEHAQRLLLVRDRLGVKPLFWAAVDGGLAFASEPKALFRHPELRPRVDADGLREAYSLLFNTGPTVWSGVREVEPGGLLVLDRDGIRERRYWQLEAGTHEDDRDTTVERIGELVGAAARNQLEADVPLCSLLSGGIDSTVLTALLADELRLREGPDARIRSYAVDYSDQAEHFTGDILRTGHDTPYAVEAGAFIGTDHSTVVLDPRALLDPEHRRAVVVARDSPIGVGDMDTSLYLLFGEIRRHSTVALSGEAADEVFGGYPWFHNPRALAADTFPWLLVTGDEAAMPLNPELGLRIGEFRDDTYRTALAAVPHLDGESPVEHRQREMQHLSLTRWLRQLLHRKDRLSMARGLEVRVPYCDHRLVQYAFDVPWALKSFDGREKSLLRAAGAGLAPASVLHRPKNHYPATHHPDYNRGLQDLARDALSVEQVRALADESRIKPCLDIPPEQLEWGHRLRLERVVDLALWLDHHRPELAL
- a CDS encoding MFS transporter, yielding MRDRWVLVAVAGALSFVAMLDMNIVNVALADISTGLRVSDATAQWAVLGYQLPVVALLLPVGRWLDGAGTRPALLTATAGFATCGALAALAPWAVWLTAARIGQGVCAAVLFVLMPVLVIRAVRPEVRGRAMSVPATLGPLGAMTGPAVGGLLVDHLGWRWVFLVKLPVCLLALVLAWRAMPDDGPLRAPDRRFFADTLLVGGGLAALLLALTAGTGSPPWALLALASLMPLWWWLRGPGGRPVTGVLRAAGLFRAHGAVLALAAAFAAMHYVVALHLQQDKGVSATTTGLTVLAFPLGMGLAGPLGGRLADRYGLRPLAVTGAALTAAGLLLLIPLGDDWSPPDVAWRLALAGFGMGLNGGPTQALVMAAAPPRRIATVGSTVQVARSLGFTLGPALATTAWALAGTGDGARAGLILAAVAACLAVPLLAPPGRPGASVPEQATDTVPN
- a CDS encoding ABC transporter ATP-binding protein, which produces MRIDIEDLHVAYDGRTVVAGAQLVAAEGEITGLVGPNGSGKSTLLRTVYRHLKPAAGRVLLSGADLRRLSPAEAARHVAALPQERGGDFELTVREVVAMGRTPYKRAFAGEDTTDRDVVARALADVGMERHTGRRFTELSGGERQRVLLARAFAQQPDVLVLDEPTNHLDIRHQVELLALLRAGRRTTLVSLHDLNAAASVCDRLHVLHDGRVVASGPPREVLRPALLAEVFGVRATVVDHPLTGDPLIAFDHRAPAADIGAP
- a CDS encoding sigma-70 family RNA polymerase sigma factor, whose product is MITPALPSSRPTRVRHTKADDKADIKAGNTVETTATAVSRDESTTAWALAAGGGDADATDRFVRSLHRDVVRYVAHLSADPQAADDLAQDTFLRALGSLHRFEGRSSARAWLLSIARRAVIDSHRYAAARPRLCDTDDWTLVAERAQPTGLPGFDDGIALLDLLDALPDERREAFVLTQMVGLPYAEAAEMSDCPVGTVRSRVARARATLVEQLAAAETTVTDDVPALTEGPVAAPAGAAPVVALAEPAVVAA